The genome window TTCATTGACAATGAGAAATTATGTGACTTGTCATGCGCTTGGATCGTGTTATTAGTATTATAATAAttactataaatattaataaagtattattatcagcattatttcttctttcGAGACTTTCCTCGCCCAATATTTACAAATACCGCACAGTGCCTCGGCGGAGGAGAAACAGAGTAACGGGAGGGCAGataaggaaaaagggaaaggaaagaagggtccgagaaaaatggaaaggaaggaaggaggggggaaaagCAAGGATGGCAAAGGTTCTGGAAacgaggaaggggagaggagaggggctaGACAATCAGGACAGTACCACCGTCTGCAAAAGGACCTCGCCAGCTGTGTCCAAGCAGAAGGAGGCTGCGTGTGCTCCTTGTGGACTGGGGGCTGGCGGCGGAGGCCCAAGAGCACAGGGACCCTGGCACGGAAGGCCAggggatgaagaggaggaggaggaggaggtgatggAGGGGGCGCAGAAGGCAGAGTCCCGGGGCTGCCTCTCCAGCCGGGTTTCTTTCGCGTGGTTTGGGGCCTGAGCGCCTGGCCGAGGCAGCCCCCGGCCACCGCGGCTGCCGCTGCAGTGATCCCGCTCGTATTCCTCCTGAGCCCTCTGCATCTTCCGCTTCTTCATCCTACGCTTGTGGATATGGAAGGTGGACAGGGACAGCACGATGAGGCAGAAGATGAGGGTGACCAGGACAATCAGCACCAGCGTGGAGGAGAAGGACTGGAAGAGCTGCTGTCCCACCTGCGTGATGCAGGTGCCGCCGCCACCGCCCGCGCCTGGCCCGCGGGCCCCCgcgctgccgctgccgctggcGTTGAGGGAAGCAAAGGTCCGGTTGAGGAGACACGGCGGCAGAGCCAGCCTCAGCTCCTTCGGCGCCCTGGCACTCATCGGCGCTGGGCTGGGAGGGGCCGGGCCCACCAGGCTTCCTCTCTTGGGTACGCTGTTCCCACCAGCCAAAATGAGGACGGAGCCCACGCCACCCAAGACTACTCCCTGGTG of Cynocephalus volans isolate mCynVol1 chromosome 4, mCynVol1.pri, whole genome shotgun sequence contains these proteins:
- the C4H11orf87 gene encoding uncharacterized protein C11orf87 homolog → MSARAPKELRLALPPCLLNRTFASLNASGSGSAGARGPGAGGGGGTCITQVGQQLFQSFSSTLVLIVLVTLIFCLIVLSLSTFHIHKRRMKKRKMQRAQEEYERDHCSGSRGGRGLPRPGAQAPNHAKETRLERQPRDSAFCAPSITSSSSSSSSPGLPCQGPCALGPPPPAPSPQGAHAASFCLDTAGEVLLQTVVLS